TATGCgtgattttgtttcaaatatggaaaacaaatttttaaaatattgggaaaCTATCCCAATTGTGCATGGTTTAGCAACATTACTTGATCCTACTCAAAATCAAGGAGGATTAGACGtgtttttttgaatattatgctaaatttcttgggaagaatgttgacgatcaaaagaagtcaatcatgcattttctccaagaattgtttgatttgtatgcTAGTGAACAATGTGATAAACCGAGTGCGCAGCCGGAGGAGATGCCGACATATAAAAGCAAAAGTGGAGCACTGaacttctttcaaagtttgaaacgACAAAAGTTCAAAGGAAAATCGGTGACAACAACCAATTACAATGAAATCCAAATTTATCTAAGCCAATATATTGAGATTACGGATAATTTCGATGTTCTTGATTGGTGGAAAGTAAATTCTAAACTTTATCCAGTGTTATCTGCAATTGCAAGAGATGTCCTACCCATTCAAAGTTCAAGTGTTGCTTCCGAATCAGCATTTTCAGTATGTGGAAGGATCATTGGTGACCAAAGAACTAATTTAAAGCCAGATACACTTTTCATGCTAACATGCCTACAAGATTGGTTTGCAGCAGAAAAAAGAATAAGACCTGcgatcgacgaatttcaaagcTCAAGCTACGACGAAGATCcagaatattcaaaatatattttaataaatcgtgatgaattttagatgtttaattgtaaaaataaatgtttaagttattttgttagaattttttatgtaatcacaattttttgcaatcaaaatactaaataaaaaattgtcttttaatattactaattttaattatatagtaaaatatgataaattagaGTTTGGAACCGGTTTGACCCGAACCGGAACCGGTTTATTAGATGGCGAACCGGTCTTGGGTTTGGATGGAACCGGTTCCTAACCGGTTCAGACCGGTTCCGAACTCACCGGACCTAGAACCGGTAGGAACCGGTCCGAAACCGGTCCGGTGGAACCGATAAGCATGCCTATATAGATAGACACCCACACACAGcataagaaaatatttgagaataaaAGAGTTCACAGTGAGTAAAAAAGCTACTGCAATGGTGAATAACTGTACATTTTCAGTTTGACCTTTGGTACAAGTCACTCGCTAATACTTTTATTCCAGCAGCATAAGAATTTTTCAAAGATGGGAAAAAAGGAGAATAGGTGGCTCGAAACATATTCTTCAGCAGGAAAATCCTCACGAGTAGGAATGTATCTTGAAGACTGTTCATCCGAAGCTCCTACCCTCCCCAAAACCAATGTTCTTTCTAGGTGATCTTGAGCTGTCCACATGCGAAATCTGTAAAAAAATAGCAGGAATCAGTCAGAAATTTTCATATGAGCCCCTAACCGAGTATACTCACGCCTAATGTGGCATAACTTCTTGATAAAAATGTATCTTGATTATCAGATCATACATGTATACAGACACGCCATGCATAAATACTTTCATGGCGTAGGCATGCACATGCTAATGGCTTTTCAGCACACAAAAGCTTGTATGCACGTAAATCTGAGATAATTGTTGGATTTCtagtttgataaaatgtttcacaTTCCTAAAAGTCAAGATGTCAGTAGCTAGTAAAGGATAATTAAAACTCTCCGTTATTAATttagaaatataaataaaagtgTATCAAGTCAAGCCAGACTGGCCAGGCAAATGTGTGACAGAACTAAAATagtaacagtgaaaaataaaattctcatgCAGCCATTAGCACTTATTAAAAAATATCCAACGAGGGGGCAGGAACACACTCATATGCATGAGCACACATAGATGCTTAGAGAAATTTCAAGAATCCATACAATGTATGATTTCCATTCTATCTTGGCGTGTCCATCAGGGGCACCTTCTGGCGAGGTGTGGCTGCCCACATGCTGAAATATGTGGAGGAGAACAGCAGCATCAAGAGCAGCATACTCTAGCTGCATTGGTGTTCAAAAATTGAGAAACCATACATGGACTTCTGAAATTCAAGCAACTTTAGAAGAACTTAATCTGCAAATCGATTGATAAAAGAATGcagaataaattttttcatcCAACTTATCCACCAACTAGATCAATCAACATCAGCATCTTCATAGAAGCCCTTTATTTGCTTCGAACATTTATTGTTCACATCGATATTTATTTATGACGATGGCGTCAAGCTGGAAGTACATTCTCAGTTTTTTCTTTCATAATTCAGCTAAAAATGCAATATTATACTATGGGTAAAAGTTCCATCTTTCAGTATCACCAACCAAACGAAGCCAGAATGTCTTATCAACAATCGAAACAATATGACAATAGTCGGATATATTCAACAGTATGGCATGTAAGATACAGGCTATATGAAAAATAAGACAACTACCTGATACTGGCTTAAAGGCCGCTGCTCCCAGTTGCTATTTCGTCTCGTTTTATTCAAACTAGTTCCCAATATTTTCTATTTCCAAGAACAACATAAAACAAAGTCACTTGACAATTGATAGTTAGATCACATCATTGAGGAACAGAATGAAAGGGACATTTTTTAGGTTCCAAAATTTCTTAACTGCTAGTTACAACAAGTCGAGGGCTAGAACAAAAACAATCATGCGTGATAGCTCGTAAAATTACCTCAGCCAGACCAGAAAGTCCACCACGTGGTTCTTTGAACACATTCTGGATATCAAGTAGCATATCATAGTGTTTGAAACAAGTTAAGTCTCCATAAGAATGAGCGAGCTGCTTTATATCGCACTGGAAATTGTAGCCTGCAAATTACATTGACCATAGCTGCAGTAAATTTTACCATACCATATTGCCCTAGGCACGAAATCAGAGACCAAAATCAGCATTTGAACAGAAAACAGTGGCTCATGCCATTGGCAATAAAACAAGTaaaagcttttaaaaaaatttggtgcTAGTTCAGTGTGCGTTAGCATTAGGAAGTACCCAGTATTCCGGCAATCACCTGAAACAACCAAATctaatatttctttttcttttttattcgaGAACCAAATATCATTTACTTTATGTTAGTATACCGATTTATTCCTTGCAGCTTCTCCTTTTAAATAAGGTAGCACTATAATCAAACATCTTCCCGTACCAAGTTTTAAAATGCTCGGAGATTGCAATACACTGGAAAGGCACTCATCTAGGACAGTTGGAACATCTTCATGCAGCTTGATAAGGTCAAATATGTAAACCTTTTTGTCAGAGGCAATTTGCATGATAGAAACCTGGAATTAGCAGCAAAATATATAATAGTTGGAATGATAATCGATACAAGCCTTATGAAGATCAGTACACCAAAATCTATAAGGAAACAAATCAAATTTTGATATCCTAACTGTTAGGaatataataattgaatatCGATAAAGTAGGATAATATATTTCCAGGcggaataatatattttttcaacatAGTAGATGAGGAAACCTAGATGATATATGTAGTAGATCTAATTTTCAAACTCGTAAGGTTTCTATAGAGCAATCATCAGAAAAGATGAATCCACGAAAGGAGTTATAGCAAAGTCGTAACTATAAGTTGTAAAACACAAATAGAAGCAAACTCATGATACAAACAGATGCCCACTTTTACTAGTTAGGAACAAAGAGACATCAGACAAGAAGACAAACCTTTGAAAGCAAAGAAGCAGGAAAGATGGAGAGTGAAGTTAAACATAAAGAAAGTTTTTTTCCCAGAATCAAAGGAGTTTGATATGTTTCAGTTGCCTCATGTTATCTTTCCAGAGCTAAATAACATTTATGGTTTGATAATAGCGATGAGCAAATATTAGCCCATTATCAAGAAATCCAAAACAGTGGCGCTTTGATGGAAGAAAGTAAACTTACTTGTTAAAAGGCAAGGGATAAACAGAAAATACCTTATTTGGACTGCTCCCCTTTTCATAATTAGGCTTCCATTCACAGTCAACACCAACAACTTTGCATTCCTCAAAGTAGCAACTTGCATTGCGCAAACCATGAACTTCATCAACCAAAATCACTTCCTTAATAAATAATTCATGTAGTTGCAAATGGCGGCTTGGGAAAGCATCTACCTCGAgttctattaaaaaaatgaaagtctTGGTGaggaaaaaaatcataaaaaatgtgGCGGTGGAAGGAACTAAGTGATTCACATAATGTATAAAATGAAAACAAACTCAGCAAGAATCACAAAGACCCACCCGTTGGTCATCACCTAGTATAATAAGTAACCTGGAATCACTGCCTCCAAAATTTTATCAGCCAACGGTTTGAGACTTTGAGTTAGCATAAAATATGTCTGTACTTGTCTACTTGATAGATAATGTTTATATTATCCAAATATACTCAGAGAGCTTTCAGTAACATTTGGAATATCAAGTAAATAATCACTGTTAGAAACAAAATATCTCACTTCATGCAATCCACTTAAACAAGATTCCGCATTATTTGTTCAGATGCATCACATATGGATTGTATCCAACTTCaggaattaattaatattactaGTCAAAAGGTGGCTAGTAGAGAATCTTGGTAATGCATGCATCTGATTCACTCAAAGGATAAGGAAAATTCATAGTAGAGGCATCTATTAAAAACAAGGGTACACCTACAAAGTGGGTGGAGGACAAAGAATAAGAGTTTCCATTTTCAGACCTTGATGACTCTTGACATGTTTTTGCCAGGAGTTTGAAGTAACACTACCAGGAAAAACTAAAAAGTTTAACCTTTCTACTGTTATTGGCATACCTTTGAATCTCGAGAATCCTTCTAGGGAATAGCGCGCACAAAGCTCTTCAACCTTTTCAAAATAGCCAGCTTCCATCGCTAAATAAACCTAACAATTATAACAAATATGAGTAATGTATGTACTTCAGCGCACAGTCCACTTTTTAAACCTAGTTTTATTGAGAAACTTGCAAATGGAATTCTGTAACAGGGAATGTGACCATTTATGCATTCATACGTTGCAATCATAGTACAAGTTCCCTGTACCAGAAAAAAACACTAAGAGTTTTATCTTCTGGACAGTAACAAATGCtgtttttccttatttttcaattgtttttaaaaagttattGATAGTAGGTCATACCTTACATTTCCAAAATAACAATACCAAGCTTGTATCATGTCGTAATAAAGGATACAAGTTATTTTAACCTCCACTAGAAGTGAATGAGAAATTTCAGTAAGCTACTCCACCAATGatcccaaaaaaaaatgttCCATCACTTTGTATTCATGGTACCTACCAAATACTTAAGAAGATGCCCATCACCCCTTGCTCTAGCCTCTGCTATCTCCCAGACACCTTTTTCTGCTAGCTTCTTCAGCGAGCTGCAATCATGTACAAAACTGTCATCCTGATGAACTTGAGTCTGGGAACCTCACCCACTTATCCAAAGAGAATAGGCTCAGCATAAATTAAGAATTGGGACCCGGAGCAATTAACCGATTAGCTTGCCTTTCTTTCCCCTGAAGATATAATTCTGGGAATTCATTACGCAAATTATACTTCTTTATAACAGCATAAGCAGGTTGCATGAGCTTCTGGTGGTTATATTCATGAACAAGTAAGCACAATGTTGGCTTCCCCAAAAATGCGGCCCACTTTTCCGCTGCTTTGAATTGTTGACCTTTCATCATTTTTAGTAGCAATGAGTCTCCAGGCTCACGGATAGAGAATTGTATCAACAGATCAACAGCAGTCAAATATGATTGAAACTCTATCAACctgaaaacatatttctcaaccaCTTCTTTTCCCGTCTCCATTTTATTATTTCCCTCCATGTGAATATTAACTATAGCAATTTCAATATCTACTAAATTGACAAAAAAAGTTTGAACTACTTTAATTAGAATCCCTTCATCAATTAGAAATCTTCCTCTAACAAAACCCACAAACATTTTGGCAGCATAAAGTTTTGCCTTCTGAACGTCTTCACCACAATATCCCAATTTTAGGAAATGGCGAAGTGCAGATAGTACCAAATGACTGAAGCCATCACGATATGAATCAACTAAGGGCATTATGCAGATGCAACAAGCAATAAAAGTAGCTGGTCCAGCTTGAGAATTGTTGAGCAGAACTAGGTGAACTTGTTTCTGTAAAGCACGGAACTTCACAGCTGCTTTGCATGTTCCTGCAAATGAATTTTCCATCCTTGAACAAACTGTAGAAATGAAACACAAACATAAAGGGCAACCAGATGTACATTACAATCTGACTTCAAATTTTCGTATGGCTTCataatcttaaaattttaagttaattttttcGTTAATTTATCCATTGTTTGTGACCAAAGATTTGAGAATGAAAAAGGTATTGCCATTTCATCTCATTGAAAGGTATTATTGCCAGCTCACTTCACTTATCAGTAATCACTTGGTTGAGATcacaaaaacaaattatttacAAACTGGCATTAGCACCTAAATTGACTTTATCTtagttcaaaatattaaaaaacagTCTACCTCAAAGTTTTGTTTATTTACCTAAAAAAAATAAGGGTTTACGGAGATGTTATGATAAGGAACATTAAGAATTAGCTAAAAATGCCTAAAATAAACcgcaaatcaaaatttgaatcatAGAATCTATTGATATCTGACTGGTTGAAAAACTTCAAAGAAGTTTCTGAGCATAATTTGAAGTAGCCCACTGACTCTATAAAAACTAAAGACTAATCACAAGCCAatcagaaaaaaataataaaggaaCAAAGAAATGTGAATATTTGATGAAAAGAATATCGAGTTGTTGAACAAAACTAATCACTAAAATGCACGATAATCGGTCAGCTACCTTTTTCAACTAGATGAAGGtcaaaattctaagttcaatATTCCCACCTATAAAGCTAAAATATCCTGTCCTGTCTATATAATAGACGTGAAGCAACCTATATTTAGTTACTTCCTCTTCAAGCCATGTAAAAATCAGAAAAGATAATTATTGAGACATACTCATCAGAATCAAATTCAGAAGGCCGGCTGAATTTACCATAAGCATAACATTCTTTAAGAAGATATAAGAAAACCAAAGGCGAAACATGAGAGAGATCAAAGAATGCATGCTTTGACATGGTAGTTTGCATCTTTACAGATCTTCCATCCATTCCAATGGTTACAAAAGAAAAAACCTACAGGAAATACAAAAAGCTATTATACGATTAATATTTAATACGATTTATAAATGAgtgctaataaattcacaagaaTGGCAAAAAAAAGTTGCTTCTTTCTCATGTTTTCAACCTAGAAACATGGCTTTTATAGGATCACCATTATTCGCATCACATTaatctaatatataataaaatcactCTGATACCTGCATTTTGTTCGACTGTATTGAGATGGCATGAAACAACTTGCAACTGATATTTAATTTACTGTGTTTTCTGAGTTTCTGGGATTGTGAAGCTTAAGTCATCGTTATATATGTTTTACGACTTAAAAGTTAGATTTATTTCAGGTACATgactttaatttcttttatttgagGAAAGATGCATACAGGATATGTCAATCTGATAGCTCTGTGAATCAGCTTACTCAATTTTGTTCTATCTGAACGTTTCATAGATGGCTTTTGGCCAATTAACTGAcctcaattttgaaaattggaACTGACAACCGGTATTAGAATATTTATCTGCAAAGATATACAGAAGTGATATTATCTAATTCTATTAACacttaaaaacaataatgatgAGCATCACAAGGATTGAAACCTTGGGAATCTACAGTTTCCCATTGAAAGTTATCCACAACAATATCAAGTCCACAGAAGTGATCAGATCATCAATTAACAATTGTTTTTCAGAATATAtacaggaaaaaaatattttgtaaagcttTTATCCCAGTGAAAAATACAAACAGTTAGCGCCCTTACTTTCCACTTTGagaattgaaattttgaatcaCTTAGAATCTTGAGTTAACTAACATTGTAAGATTCAATACAATGTTGTAGCCCTAAACTTTGGCATGATAGTGGCCGTTCCCGTTCCAACGAACACTGAGCCCAACCATTCAACTTCACAAAGTTTTGTCAAATAAATTCAATCAATGGCCCAAAAACTATCTGCATGTTACAAGTTTAATTTTCGCATGTCCTGAATTTGACAGATTGTGTAGTCTCTATAAATTTGCAAAACTCACTCGATACCAATCCAAAACACGCAAGACCTGTGCCAAATGAAAGTTAACTAGATtatcaaaacatttatttgaaAGCCAATTCCAAATTTTATGGATTTTTGTCATATTTCGTATGAACGCAGCACCAGTGCACCGCCCCTAGGTGAATTCAACTTTTGGACCCATTTCTAAAACTTAAGCATATCTTGCTCATTTTAAATCCAAATAGTGTGATTCCAAACCCTTTTACAGCTAACTTAAATTAGTAAAACTCCCATTTGAACTATTACTTCAATTTCCGAACACACAAGAACATATGCATAAGCCTCAGCCCCAAATTCGACTCAAATTCCTAATTCAGTTTAAATTCAAACTCCGACTCAGAAATTGCCTCATTACTTTGAAGTTCTGCCGGAATCCAAAGCCAAAATCCAGTAAGAACCAGTTTACAGCTCGGGTTTCAGCCGGGAATTGTCTGCCACACGAGAAACTTCGGACCTCCCCTCCGATTCTCTGCTAGCGTCGAAATCCTATGGCTTAAACTCCCTAAACATTTGCAATGTGTTTGGatgcataaaattgtagatttagatttaaaaataaaataaaatttggaaaTTCATGAATTTGCAAAATGAAAATTCCTTTTGTGAttggtttgaaatttaaaatttattgaatttaaaattttactaaaataatctaattattttttacaaaaatcaagatttaaaacatattattcatatttttaaaaaataaaaaattaaaattaattttatcatatattttcttattgttaaaaaaaatttacggtaaaaagtataaatctcaaactcacaaaatatattaaactacacacttttctaaaattttctctactcaattgtgttcttcttcacaaattgagagacctatttatagaatttctttgaaaataatctaaaaattaatacatcattacatacatcatcacacactaattttcaatatttacaactcttatttatcctgcgatttgtatctgaatgtttgacataacaagttaaagcagagcatcagaggtcAGCAGGAGAACTTAAGCAACTTCATATTCtcaagtggaaatgggaaaatatcaccatggattttgttgtagGATTGCCAAGAACTATCAAGGGATTCAATGTCATTtaggtgatagttgatcgtctaacgaaatcagcgcattttctacctatcaagatgacaatcaccatgacacagtatatgcagagctgtacattcgagagatagttGGACTGCATGGGATTCTCATATCTAtcgtttctgacagagatccgaggttcacatcgtctttttcaaagagtctgcatgcagcgatggggactaAGTTGTTATTCAGTACGACATTCCAtgctcaaaccgatggtcagttcgaaattgtgattcaaatatttgaggatctacttcgagcttgtgtgattgatttcCAAGGAAGTTGGGAGCCTAAATTACCTCTAGTAGAGTTTACctataataatagctatcaatcatcaataggAATGGCTCCTTACAGGACATTATATGGGAGGAAGTGTAGATAACCCATacattgggatgagattggtgaaaGAGGAGAATTTGGTCCGGACTTGATAAAACAAACAGTggagctagtagtcaaaatccgatataggatgaagactgcacaaagccgacagaaaagttatgccgaTAAGCGTCGAATAGAGTTGGAGTTTGCAGTGGGTgaccacgtatttgtgaaaGTAGCACCCCTGAagagtgttatgagatttggtaaGAAGAGCAAGCTCAGTCCGAGGTTCATTGggccatttgagatcttggaaaGGATTGGAACACCAGCTTATAGAGTGGTGTTGCCACTGATGCTAGCCGGAgtacataatgtgttccacatctcgatgctgcgaaagtacatgtcaaatgtttcacatgtactaaattatgagcCCATAtgattaactccaaatatgtcaTACGAGGAAAGACTTACACAAATCCTAGGAAGACAAAAAAGAAGACTCGGAAACAAAGCCATAtcaatggtcaaagtcaagtagctaaatcactcggaggaagaagctacttgggaaactgaGAGAGACAGAAGGAGTCGCTAcacggagttattcggtaagttttaatttcgaggaagaaatttcatttaagggagggaggaattgtaagatccaaaatacgataacgtaacCTAACTGCATGCGAATTTAGGGAAATtggaaaatgactaattaaagggttttaattgcatgaattaaatatggtgtgtatgattacatgtttaaaatgtaatGTTCTACACGAATgcataaaaatgtgttttaaagCTTATTCGAGACgcaatcgaggaacggagaccaaggGACGAAAAagagaatatttttattaaataattatttttaatttttttaatgtgtggtgtatttaaaatgttatttttgaaaatgaggtgtttttatacgtcgagtcgtatttttaaatgatattcgattttcgacaaaaatatgaacttttcgagaactcggctaatattttcacaaactttactaaacaaaatattttatatattacttaatgggcttaatgggcaTATTATGTCATGGTTAATGGGCCGAGGCTTACACTTGTGTTTTCAATCAAAATAAAAGCCCTAAACCCTACCCCAAAACCCTACAAACACATGCCCCACCCCTACAAACACACTAGGACTCCTAAGGTAGCAGCATCACGTCACACACACCACGTTTTGAGAGGATTTTCACGCAAGTTTGAGGAAGAACTCAGCCTATGGTTTCTACGTCGTCGTTCTTCACATCGTCAActcgttttcgtgcgtaaaatatgcAAAGGAATGCCTAAACTTTCTTTAAACATccttcacaccatattatgtatatttaattttattatattttcatgaaaaatattttgccttgcatttattttcgtttttatgccatGCTATGCCATAAATTCATGTTTTCTGATTCAAAAAACTCATGCTAAGGATACCTAAAAGGGTTGACATGGTAGGGACACCAAAAAGGATGAATATCAGAGGGTCTGGGAGCCACATAGGAGTCGGCATAAGGTCTGGACGTGAGGGCTTCATTGCTGAACGAAAATTAGATGTATTGAGGACTAGGGTTCGACTTTTCTTTCCTAGGGGAACACGGCACTTAACTGTGGTTAGGGTCACGCCCAAGAGACTTAAAGGGATGGTATGAGGGTCCTAGggtgtggggccccgggtccgatatctaatactaataattataattgtcacacaccaaatgattgagtaaaatacataatttgttgttcacaagcttacataaacatcgtcaaaataatttaattgtctcaaatgtttgaaatataaatttttaacatgccaacatgaagtagtgaaccaaagaatccaaacatcatcacatagctcctaagacccgagaatcccactctaactcgtatctcctcgcctggagctggactctggcatcccaagcctcgcctcacctaccgtcaagcacatgaaaacaagaggtaccggacatgccggtgagtataaacccagtatgatacaatcaatcacaaatgagagttaaattttcaaatatttcatataaattcataaagatgcaatataatgcaatgcatgatcagaagctgtgggctatcaataaatctcaagatcaagtgaatcatctggtcatagggtacccaagggaatagaatcacccagcaacatccaccgactcatccgctcggggtggggtgctgtgttctacaatcccaggactatggtgcgcctatagagagtgttcaggccatagcagcgacctccgcatacactaNtataactcaaggactttgatcatctatcaaaacagagtaatttctgttcaaaattcataattagttcaatactgctttgaatcaagatccgtaaatttcttaaccttaatatgccataaaaacattcattgaatcatttcatcaaacacatagcttgcgtgctaaagaaattagctcctatactttgccattggcttcaattccattttaaattcaaaccaacacaatttcaacatctccaacatctcaaatatcaacacaaatatcaattctaaacttcatcccatttccaaacttgaataaaaatataacatacttacaccatcttgaagatcttggagagaggatcacaaatctaacttcatttcataatttccttgaacaaatctcccatagattgaagaagaaattagaagatgaaaggaaaaatgaagaaccctagctctaaaccgatggagtaggaaaaagagaagagaaaatgatacaaaaatcattccccaatcaaatatataccatccaaacctcaaaacacgttttttgtaaaagtgctgggcgccatggcgcatgattttggcgcagccgcgcgcACCATACTGTCCAACAACAAAATTTCAGCACCGGGCGCGCCATCGCGCGGGATCTGGCGCAGGGGCGCGCCGTATTCTGCCCAAAaggtatttttaacttcagaatttgcgaaagtggtaaactacaaagttgtagctctatgtcttttcgtgaacctctccaaattttagatcatttgaaggtctgagtaaaacgttatgctaaatctcccaacatgtgtcattgtatgaacgacgatacgcacgacacacttcggggcgcttttggcttgtctttcctaatgattt
This window of the Primulina huaijiensis isolate GDHJ02 chromosome 3, ASM1229523v2, whole genome shotgun sequence genome carries:
- the LOC140973488 gene encoding uncharacterized protein isoform X2, which produces MDGRSVKMQTTMSKHAFFDLSHVSPLVFLYLLKECYAYGTCKAAVKFRALQKQVHLVLLNNSQAGPATFIACCICIMPLVDSYRDGFSHLVLSALRHFLKLGYCGEDVQKAKLYAAKMFVGFVRGRFLIDEGILIKVVQTFFVNLVDIEIAIVNIHMEGNNKMETGKEVVEKYVFRLIEFQSYLTAVDLLIQFSIREPGDSLLLKMMKGQQFKAAEKWAAFLGKPTLCLLVHEYNHQKLMQPAYAVIKKYNLRNEFPELYLQGKESSLKKLAEKGVWEIAEARARGDGHLLKYLVYLAMEAGYFEKVEELCARYSLEGFSRFKELEVDAFPSRHLQLHELFIKEVILVDEVHGLRNASCYFEECKVVGVDCEWKPNYEKGSSPNKVSIMQIASDKKVYIFDLIKLHEDVPTVLDECLSSVLQSPSILKLGYNFQCDIKQLAHSYGDLTCFKHYDMLLDIQNVFKEPRGGLSGLAEKILGTSLNKTRRNSNWEQRPLSQYQLEYAALDAAVLLHIFQHVGSHTSPEGAPDGHAKIEWKSYIISHVDSSRSPRKNIGFGEGRSFG
- the LOC140973488 gene encoding uncharacterized protein isoform X1 → MKRSDRTKLSKLIHRAIRLTYPVFSFVTIGMDGRSVKMQTTMSKHAFFDLSHVSPLVFLYLLKECYAYGTCKAAVKFRALQKQVHLVLLNNSQAGPATFIACCICIMPLVDSYRDGFSHLVLSALRHFLKLGYCGEDVQKAKLYAAKMFVGFVRGRFLIDEGILIKVVQTFFVNLVDIEIAIVNIHMEGNNKMETGKEVVEKYVFRLIEFQSYLTAVDLLIQFSIREPGDSLLLKMMKGQQFKAAEKWAAFLGKPTLCLLVHEYNHQKLMQPAYAVIKKYNLRNEFPELYLQGKESSLKKLAEKGVWEIAEARARGDGHLLKYLVYLAMEAGYFEKVEELCARYSLEGFSRFKELEVDAFPSRHLQLHELFIKEVILVDEVHGLRNASCYFEECKVVGVDCEWKPNYEKGSSPNKVSIMQIASDKKVYIFDLIKLHEDVPTVLDECLSSVLQSPSILKLGYNFQCDIKQLAHSYGDLTCFKHYDMLLDIQNVFKEPRGGLSGLAEKILGTSLNKTRRNSNWEQRPLSQYQLEYAALDAAVLLHIFQHVGSHTSPEGAPDGHAKIEWKSYIISHVDSSRSPRKNIGFGEGRSFG
- the LOC140973488 gene encoding uncharacterized protein isoform X3, with product MHSLISLMFRLWFSYIFLKNVMLMVNSAGLLNLILMRTCKAAVKFRALQKQVHLVLLNNSQAGPATFIACCICIMPLVDSYRDGFSHLVLSALRHFLKLGYCGEDVQKAKLYAAKMFVGFVRGRFLIDEGILIKVVQTFFVNLVDIEIAIVNIHMEGNNKMETGKEVVEKYVFRLIEFQSYLTAVDLLIQFSIREPGDSLLLKMMKGQQFKAAEKWAAFLGKPTLCLLVHEYNHQKLMQPAYAVIKKYNLRNEFPELYLQGKESSLKKLAEKGVWEIAEARARGDGHLLKYLVYLAMEAGYFEKVEELCARYSLEGFSRFKELEVDAFPSRHLQLHELFIKEVILVDEVHGLRNASCYFEECKVVGVDCEWKPNYEKGSSPNKVSIMQIASDKKVYIFDLIKLHEDVPTVLDECLSSVLQSPSILKLGYNFQCDIKQLAHSYGDLTCFKHYDMLLDIQNVFKEPRGGLSGLAEKILGTSLNKTRRNSNWEQRPLSQYQLEYAALDAAVLLHIFQHVGSHTSPEGAPDGHAKIEWKSYIISHVDSSRSPRKNIGFGEGRSFG
- the LOC140973488 gene encoding uncharacterized protein isoform X4, giving the protein MPLVDSYRDGFSHLVLSALRHFLKLGYCGEDVQKAKLYAAKMFVGFVRGRFLIDEGILIKVVQTFFVNLVDIEIAIVNIHMEGNNKMETGKEVVEKYVFRLIEFQSYLTAVDLLIQFSIREPGDSLLLKMMKGQQFKAAEKWAAFLGKPTLCLLVHEYNHQKLMQPAYAVIKKYNLRNEFPELYLQGKESSLKKLAEKGVWEIAEARARGDGHLLKYLVYLAMEAGYFEKVEELCARYSLEGFSRFKELEVDAFPSRHLQLHELFIKEVILVDEVHGLRNASCYFEECKVVGVDCEWKPNYEKGSSPNKVSIMQIASDKKVYIFDLIKLHEDVPTVLDECLSSVLQSPSILKLGYNFQCDIKQLAHSYGDLTCFKHYDMLLDIQNVFKEPRGGLSGLAEKILGTSLNKTRRNSNWEQRPLSQYQLEYAALDAAVLLHIFQHVGSHTSPEGAPDGHAKIEWKSYIISHVDSSRSPRKNIGFGEGRSFG